Below is a genomic region from Hevea brasiliensis isolate MT/VB/25A 57/8 chromosome 3, ASM3005281v1, whole genome shotgun sequence.
AAAGCTTTGGGTTCTCATGGTTTATAATGTGCCAATGAAGATCTAGGTTgtcaattttaaataaaatgaaaGCCCTAAACTAGGTCCTTTTTGTTTCACTACTTTTGAATTGTATCTGATTGTATTGATTAGCTATATTAATTTGTGGTTTACCTTCTATTTCATCACGTCTTCTCCAAAAATGAATACCAAGGATCCTGTATCTGTAAAAATATTGTTTTGTAGCATAGATTTTGTTCCTTCCTAAATGTTTTACTTTTTTCCTTTAGGAGAGAAAATggtattagggttttgagcaatgATACACATTTGGAAAGCTCTAGAGGAAGGGATCCTTCAGCTGCTTTGGAATCATTAATGGAGAAACCTGTTGCAATGAAACTATTGTTAACAAGTCAAGGAAAAGAAGACCTTGGAAATCTTCAGATGGATCTCATACTGGAACCAGCTGTAATGGAACAACAAATAAATGCAATCCAAGTAAGGGAAAAGGAAAGAAGGCAAATAAATGTGATGTTGATGTTTGTTACTTGTCCTACTATGTTCAGCTTCTGCTATTTGTGGATGCTGCTAATATTATATATCATATGGGAACAATACCTAATAAGATATACTATATAAAttgttttttcctttcttttggtTTCAATCAATGATGTTTCGATTCATGTTACTGAAATATattatctttttttctttttttttttttcttggtacTCCTACCTTAGTAATTTGCTTCCAATATGAGAAGAAACTTGATATAACTAATAATCTTTGCAAATGCGCATGCTTGAAATTAGCTTAGCTGCAGTTGATTAAATTAATAAACAATGGTAGCAAATGTGTACACAATAATACAATGCAATCCTGAATATTGTAGGTGCGACATTTTCTAAATTGTCCCTCATTTATGGTGAATGCACCATAGATGCTTTTTCTATTTGATGAATTTGTTATTCTTTTTTGTCCAGGAGAGTTGCCTTGTGAAGGTGGATGAACTGTTGAAAATCAAACAAAAGCAGGATCAAGATAAAGCAGCTGTCAGACTGCATTCACTTAAGTATGTTTTAGGATATAATTTCAACTCTGTTTAATTGATGCATCTTCCTCTGAATTTAATGCTTATTATTGCCTATTAGTTTGGTCCCATGCTAGTTACAATGTCAACAAGGGAGCTATTTCATCCTCGAAGTCAAAGGGAGCTAAAAGGTTGGAATGTCTCAGAGCTACAAATTCAGGGAAACAGTTTGGCTAATTAGTTGTCTATTTggatttttcttcttttatttgcTACTTTCTGTACACACATATAATACCTTGCAAGCACAAATAACCTCTACCCCaattttagaccataactcagaGAAGAAAATTTATAAGCTTACTATCATTGCTAGAGCCAATGGCTGATGATGTCACTTAACTCTAACTAGTAGTGGAaacaaatgaaaatgaaaataataataataataataataataataataataataataataataataataataataataataataataataaaagaacaaaagatgaaaattttaaatattttgtgaGCAGAGAAGAAGATTAAAaggtgaaataaaaagaaaacctaGCTTCATCCAGTGATTGATAGAAATATTGCCCTATTGGGAATAGTCATTGGTGGTGACAAAGAGGATTGAAGATTGTTGATAAGTAGAAAGATATAGGTGGTCTTGAGAATGAGATAATCAAGATTGATGCCTTGTTTGCAAAGTTGGTAGCCAATTGTTCATTTTTTTATTGGTCATTGATAGTGCTGGGGACTATGCCTCATGTTGAACTTAAGTTTAAGGTGTGGTTGGTTGGTGTTTAGGATTTGATCTATAAGATGTGTTGGGGCAGATTAAGAAGATGTAAttgaaaaagaaaggaaactgATACTCGGAATTCTAATTTTAAAGTGCCTGCTTGACAATCATAAAGATGCTTTTCTAGTTATTTTTCTATTCTATAGAAATGGAATGGGTTCTGTAACATCagttttaggtcagttttggatAATGCTCCAAACAAAAGAATTGGAATTGGAAGCCCATTGTCCAATTCCAAAAACCAATTCCAGATGCACCAAATAGGCTAATAGTATAATATGTTTATTTGTTCATTCTTACCATTGAAAAACTTCTCATTTATTCTTTGGCCAAGCCTTTATTCAAATTACAGTAGTTGAAGCCCACAAATGTTCAAGAACACATACCTGTACATCATCCAGAGGTTGTTCTTTACTTCGGGGTGTATCACAACATACGACACTAGTTAAAGGTATACCTTTCTAATATGTTGTCTTGTAAGTAAATAATCTTGGCTTTCTATAATTTTTAGCAACTACAATTAAGATTATGATGCTTCGTTAATTTTATTGTGTTCTATCAGTAATTGCCAGAGATGTAGGATAAAAGAAtgggattttatttattttattttttaaagctTTAAAGCTTTGAAatcttgattaattttttttcgtTATAATAGGATATTAGGATGCTGGTCCCTTCTGGGTCATTCAATGAATTGGACTTATAAGGATACAAATACAATAGTGTGCAGGAATTATTGATGCTTACAAGGAGTTTATAAGCAAAGGAGAAAGAATATATGTTACTTATCTAGGGCCTTATGGGTTTGTAATTTGGAAATCATTTTGTTTTCTTTGTATGGCTAGACTTATTTTAGAAGTTCGCAGGCAGTGTTATCAAGGCGAAAGGCAACACTAAGGCGATAGAGCATTCTATTGCCTTAGGCCAGAGGCGAGAGGCGAGGCGAGGGCCTTTTTGAAGCGAGGCGCCATAAccttaattgtttaaattatatatatatatatatatatatatatacttttaaatagttgataagtaaaaaaacatattaaaaagaaaaaaaatatgatttacactatgtttatatctaaaataagagaaattgaaaatagtGCATATCTGTATTTCCAGCTTAAGTATAAGATACAAGTGAAAGTATGAGactgtaaaattaaaatatatagcaTAAGTAAAAACACACATAATAATAAGAGATGTTAAAAAAAGAAATAGTTCATACCTGAATTTTCAGCAGATGTATATGATAAAAGTGACGCTATAAaattatacataataaataaaaaattagaaataagtcataagtcacataatagaaaatataaattatagaagTTCAGACATTAATACATAAAAATAAGTTGTAAGTCATAATAAACAGAATGCAATAAGtacataaaaaatttataactaAAACTACTCATCATCAAGATTTCCAAAATCATCTTCATTTTCAACAACGGCCATCACAAATTCTTCctcctcttcatcatcatcaacttGCGAAGAGGATGCACCTGTCATTGCACGAGGCCTTCGAAATGATGGAGTTTCAACTGGTGGTGTTGATCTTGCAGCCGTTCTCGATTCATAACGAGATTCAGAAACTCCAGCTGCTCTACCAACATCACCCCAGGTCAATACGTCATTCATGAAAACAAgagaatcatcatcatcatcatccccaTCACCTTTTTCTAATTCACCAAGCAACCATTCATTACTCTCATCAATATTTGTCAAATCAATAGGTGTTGTGATATCCCCAAAAGTGTGTCGGCGTAGCAACGCTCTATTGTACTTCACATATACCAAATTGTCCAAGCGTTCTTGAAATAGCCGATTTCTTTTCTTACTATGAAGCTGTCATTTATTTTACAGTAACAAGTAAGTTAAACTTCAAACTCAAAAGGCTCAagataaaataacaaattaagaaatctatatatatatattacttacaTGCTCAAATACACTCCAATTTCTTTCGCAACCACTTGCACTACATGTGAGACTCAGAACCTTTACAGCAAACTTTTGTAGGTTTGGAGTTGAAGAACCATATGTTTTCCACCAAGCAGCTATTAAAATATAGAACCAATGATTGTTAaattcatgatataaattaataaatgagcaaaatgaaaaattaataagaattaaattaataaccTGGAGATTTGGTTGTTCTTCCTCTAATAGCTGAAGGAAACCAAAGGTCCCTGCAGCTGCCTTGtatttctcaatttcatcaaGAATCTTATCAACTTTTGCtgaatttttttccattttatgaATGCATGAAAGCAATCCTGTATTGACCTCTTCATCAGATTCAATTCTCATCTTATTTGGATAAAAAAATTCAGGATTCAAAAGTATCCAAAGAAGATGCAAAGGGCGATGCAATTGAAGTGACCATCTCGCATCAATAATCTCAAAAATGCTCTTGTATTTCTCTTCATTGCCATTGAGTGAGTTGGCAATGGCTTCTTTAGCCCTATCCATGGCTTCATAAATATATCCCATAGCTGGTTTTTTTTCATTATCAACAAGTCGAAGCACACGAACAAGAGGACCGGAAACCTTAAGAGCATAAACAACATGATTCGGAGCGGGACTCAAAACCGTCCTTTCACACTTTTTGACTTTCACCTCTTTTGCCCATTTACTAGTTGTCCAACTTTCCAAGTAAACATTTTTCTAATGTTGGCTTTACGAAGATGAATCCTTCCAGTGTAATAAAAGCGAGCAAATCTAGTTTGCCCTGCCTTAGCAATTCTACTCCATTAGTAAACTTCCGCAATATATTTAGAACTCTGAAGAGCCATATGTGAAACCAAGAAGCTCATGACTTTGCGGAATGTTTCTTTGAAAACACGGATCTTAAAGATATCCTCCAACATCAAATCTATACAATGAGCTGCACATGGAGTCCAGTATAGATGAGAAAAATTTGCTTCCAATATTCTCCTTGTCATAAACAAGTAGAAAAATTCAttccattaataataaaaataaaatgatattttttttagtaatataaaaaattaaataaaaattttacctgCATCAACATTATTTGATGCATTATCTGTAACAACTTGAACTACTTTTTCAGGACCAATTTTCATAAATTCTTTCTCAATCAACCTAGCCAACAACGCTATTGTCTTTGATTCATCACTTGCATCAACTGATTTAATAAATACACTTCCCTTTGGACTATTAGCCAAGAAATTAATCAAGGTTCTCCCTTTTCTATCCGTCCATCCATCACACATC
It encodes:
- the LOC110654984 gene encoding uncharacterized protein LOC110654984 isoform X2, which gives rise to MGMVRRMHQLLVGAYLRSQFGCEEEQKFHVASRGGLNARRENGIRVLSNDTHLESSRGRDPSAALESLMEKPVAMKLLLTSQGKEDLGNLQMDLILEPAVMEQQINAIQESCLVKVDELLKIKQKQDQDKAAVRLHSLNYNVNKGAISSSKSKGAKSS
- the LOC110654984 gene encoding uncharacterized protein LOC110654984 isoform X1, producing the protein MGMVRRMHQLLVGAYLRSQFGCEEEQKFHVASRGGLNARRENGIRVLSNDTHLESSRGRDPSAALESLMEKPVAMKLLLTSQGKEDLGNLQMDLILEPAVMEQQINAIQESCLVKVDELLKIKQKQDQDKAAVRLHSLNYNVNKGAISSSKSKGAKRLECLRATNSGKQFG
- the LOC110654984 gene encoding uncharacterized protein LOC110654984 isoform X3; protein product: MGMVRRMHQLLVGAYLRSQFGCEEEQKFHVASRGGLNARRENGIRVLSNDTHLESSRGRDPSAALESLMEKPVAMKLLLTSQGKEDLGNLQMDLILEPAVMEQQINAIQESCLVKVDELLKIKQKQDQDKAAVRLHSLNYNVNKGAISSSKSKGAKR
- the LOC110654984 gene encoding uncharacterized protein LOC110654984 isoform X4, producing the protein MGMVRRMHQLLVGAYLRSQFGCEEEQKFHVASRGGLNARRENGIRVLSNDTHLESSRGRDPSAALESLMEKPVAMKLLLTSQGKEDLGNLQMDLILEPAVMEQQINAIQESCLVKVDELLKIKQKQDQDKAAVRLHSLNLVPC
- the LOC110654984 gene encoding uncharacterized protein LOC110654984 isoform X6 produces the protein MGMVRRMHQLLVGAYLRSQFGCEEEQKFHVASRGGLNARRENGIRVLSNDTHLESSRGRDPSAALESLMEKPVAMKLLLTSQGKEDLGNLQMDLILEPAVMEQQINAIQESCLVKVDELLKIKQKQDQDKAAVRLHSLK
- the LOC110654984 gene encoding uncharacterized protein LOC110654984 isoform X5 → MGMVRRMHQLLVGAYLRSQFGCEEEQKFHVASRGGLNARRENGIRVLSNDTHLESSRGRDPSAALESLMEKPVAMKLLLTSQGKEDLGNLQMDLILEPAVMEQQINAIQESCLVKVDELLKIKQKQDQDKAAVRLHSLNS